In Gossypium arboreum isolate Shixiya-1 chromosome 3, ASM2569848v2, whole genome shotgun sequence, the sequence CATTGAATCGTGAACCTCGAACTCGAACACAAACCTCAAAGTTCAAGGTTCAATACTTGATGTATGAGGTCAATTTTAAAGTTTAGGTTTAGGGTTAAGATCAAAATTTGTGGTTTGGGTTTCGAGGTTCTAGGTTTGATGTCTAAAATTTAAGGTTTAAGATTCTTGATTTGGGTTCGAGGTTTAAAATTTACGATTCAGGATTTAAAAATTGGGTTTATAATTTAGGGTTAAAAAATTTTGTTTGGAGTTTAGAATAAAAATTTGTCTAAATATGTGTGAATGACgaagaaaaaattattaaataattaaaaaaaatcattcacAATATTGTGAGAAAGGATGTATAAAATAATTGCGTAAAACATCAAgtgatatataaaataataataaatgtaatAATGAAATCGTGTAATTGGCCCACATGAAGATTGAGATGTGTAGCACCATCACCATTCACCAGTCAGCCCACCAACCCAActgattaataaaaataaagaaatgcgGCTAGTTGGAAATACTAAATTCATGGCTGACGTTCTCCATGTCTCTTCATCCATTGAATGTTGCAGGAAAACATAAATTCAAGGAACCGGGAATCAATTCCAATAAAATTAAGATTATTCAAATTAAATCAGTATTTAGGGTaattatacattttggtacttgaatttaTCTTCAAAGTTCATATTGGtacttatttttttttgttcaattaggTATTTAAACTTTTTTTACCCAATTAAGTATCTGAGCTTGCCTTCATAGTTAAAATTAGTTCAAATAACTAACTACTAATTTCAACAAAAAGAGTACCAATTTAAATCAATAAGCCAAGGTCATATATCTAATTGGACCTAAAAAAACCTTAGGTACCAATTTGAATCATGAAGCAAAGCTTAGGTACTAAAGTAAATATTTatcctaaattatttttatgttataaaaataatataaaaatatatttgaaaaaactataaaataaaatcattttattaaaataaagctaatattaatataaaaattaagcctTCGAATCTAAAGGCGGCTGTTAAACTCCGCCCTACCTTCTTCTCCGAAGCATCTTAAGCTAAATATTATGTTGACtgctcccttttttttttttcacatagCCAGCCATCATTTTTGTGGTTGACTTTTACTGTTGACAAATGACCTTTGAAATGTTTGAACATTATCGGTTTTAATTCTTGGTTTTTTTAACACAGTTAAGAATTATCAaactaataaattaaaatatagggtaaactattaaaatagtcatttttatttacttcaaattatagtttagtcatttatgtttaaactattacgttttagtcacttacgttatcgtattgtaacattttagttagTAAACCGTTAATTGTTGTTAACAATGTAACCGTAAACTGACGTGacatgttaaatcatcatttcaaataaaaaatttaggttaaattctacaattggtccctatattttttcgttttgagcaatttattttttttcttttatgttcttttaacttattttctttttttttcctctttattttccattctcttctgcttttttctctgttttcctcccttcataatttattttaatgcaGTTTTCTATGTTTTCTGTTTGTTAAAACTAATTCACAAGCTCACCTcactcaaaaaaataaaagtataaggactagttttaacaaatgaaaaacatagaaaaactatgttaaaagaaatggagaagggaggaaaacagaAGGAGAAGTagaagaaatagaaaataaaaaaaaagttaaaagaacataaaaaaattaaattgctcaaaacgaaaaaatatagGAACCGGTTGtataaattttttgtttgaaatgatgattcaACGTGTCACGTTAGCTTACCATTACACTGTTAATGGCAATTAACGGCTCAgtaactaaaatgttacaacgcgataatgtaagtgactaaaacgtaacatttcaaatataaataactaaaatataacttaaggtaaacaaaagtgactattttaattgTTTACCCtaaaatatatcatatatatatacataacttaCATGTTATTTATTTGTatagatttaataaaaatattgtttttttaatATAAGGTCAAAGCTAAAAGATTGTgtgaaaaaatttatattttcacCCAATATCTTAATTAATTCTTAAATTGTGATTTTTATGACACTATTTGTCCACAAATTGTACCGAACAAGTTTGTGAAGTGTTATTTGTTTTGGAGCAGATGAATCTCTTAATAGATTGGTATTGTCCTCGATCAAGTTGAGTTAGGGTTTGGTCTCTCAATTTTAACATGAAACACTAATGCTTGAGACAAGGTTCACAAAGTGAAAGTGCTATTAGCTCAAATCCTACTATTTGCAGATGTTCACGTCCTTTTGATAGGTGACCcacggatccctcacatgttggaTTAAAATCTTCAATTATGAGCACATATGTATAATGTATAATGCATAATGTATAATGTATAATGTTATTATAAAGTGTGATATACAAAATTAAATGACCAATTATGTTATAAGTGTCATATGTATTAAAGTGTTATGGAAATAATATTTAGATACCATAAGTTGTATTTATAATTTGATGAGGGCCAAATTATAAAtactaaaattgatttaataatcaattatttAAAGATGTAGTGGTTCCCAAGAAATAGGGTTATCTATTATATTTTTCCATTCCTCTAagagaaaaattatttttggaaaataaaatttgtaagaTCTGAACAAATtttaatgaattgatgaattcatgtatgCTTCCGTATCTAGTTTTATTTATGATctattcttgatgattttattaaattttgtataatattttaaCGATTCTAACATCACATCCTCTTTCAGTAGTTAAATTTTCATCAGAAGCGAAAAAAAATTTAACCGCTTAAAGAGTAGATAAtactaatttattaataaaatgaaGAAACACTATGTAAActtaaaaaaagaagagaaaccgACCCCTCTACAAGTAGTATGTCTCTTTCATAAATCGTTCTTTGATGATTTTCTTTTGGTTCATTTTCATTGATGTTTGACCGATATTCTTATTATTTGGTAAATAATTGGCTGCTGCCATTAATGCATGTATTCATAATAAATTATTCATACGGTAGCAATTATTGCCCATCTAACCCCACTAAAAGAACAGCTGAAAGTAACCATCTGATAGAGGAAATGAAACCCAAGGCAACCAAGAAGGGCTTTGAGTCATAGGCTTCAACAAGGAAGGGACCATCTTCGACCCACATGCACCGAGGCTGAGGTGCTGTCGCACATCAGTTTCGGCAAAGGTAAAAATGTCTGTTGATTGCTTGTTTTTCAGATCCCCTTATCGCCCACATATATAGTCACTAAGGCTCGTTTGAATCTCTCTCTCTGGACAATGTCGATGTGCTCCAAAACAGGATCACCAAGTCTCCAACAGCATGCAGAGGGCATCCTTCTGAAACTGGGACATGACGGCGTCGGCATAGGTCGGTAAGTAACTGTTGAACCTTCACCATGTCACCAGTTTAACCTTGGTTGATAAATTATTATCCCATAAGCTATGAAAATTTTGTGTAGATGCTTGTTGAGTATGAGATGCAGCACTCAGCATCTTGGCCCAAAATGGTAAAATATCATATAATAGTAAATTTTGCACTTTGAGTACCtcagaatttataatttaattttgatctcCCATAAAAAAATTTCTGATTACTCCCCTAGAGTACAATGGTCATTCGCCACTATCCTGGTGCtgccaaaaatttataatttctttctttttatataatttttaataatttttctatatttttatcttttatgataaatttataataaattttaattttttaagacttttctatattttttaaaaattattttttatatttttaataaatttctatttttatttctatttctatttttatcttttataataatttataataaaatttaataatttttatattttaaaaagtttttatgttttgataaatttttaatttttatattttctgtattttctatattttataagaaattttagtaaatttttatagttttctatacgttttcataaattttaatatttttctatattttattttttcaaataatttttCTGTATTTCTAAATTGTAATATATGAATCCAAACCCTTGTAATATTTTGATCATTGTGGCTCAGTTTGGTCcatttcatattttctcattaatGAAGCAAATCTTAAACCCTATCGAAATGGAGATAAAAAAAGCCCATATCTCAAGTATTTTCTTTTTTCAGATTGTGTTATCTGAAATTGGGCCTTAGGAGCCTGTTGTTTTGTTGCCTAAAGTTATGGAGATCAAAATTTTACTTAATACTGCATATTAGATACTTAAATTTGACAACTAATCCTCCAGATGGATAGTTTGACAACTGTTAGTCTTATTGGTCAAAGGAATCCAGAGTCTTCTTCAGATGTTGTGATCCGTGCAATATACCAAATACTACAGAGAGGATGGATTGTTCGTCTAGAGCATGTTTATCAGGAGGCAAATGATGTAGCCGATCTATTGTCTAATAGTTCAAAAACAAAGGAGTTTGGATATCATTCCTTCAATGAACCTCTAGAAAAAGGCAAGTCAGATTTATATGCTGACAGAGTCGGAATTACCTATACAAGGATAATTAGGCAGTAGCGATTGTTGTTTTCCTCTATtatctataaaaaaaatttatataccTAAATACAAAATTCTTTTATTAATATTGTTTACATAATAATTGGGTTTCAGGAATAGTTCATACCGGATACCGGTTGTGCCGAAAGTTGTAGAAAGAGATTTCCATAACAATCCTTTTATTGATGGGTTATTTATAGGCTTCTCCTCAGGGTTCTCGAGTCTTTATTTAAaggtccttttttttttcttctattggGTTGATGAGCTTATAGTGAACCTTGTACACGTTTTCATACACCATTTGAAGTAGGTTTTAATGTCACCATATGACGGGCGTCCACAGCAAAGGCTTTCCAATGGGCGAGCCATATTTACTTATGGTCAAAAGTGATTACCTAACAAATATTTTAAGATGCGTAACTTTTTTATAGTAAACGACAATGAGATAGAAACTACTATAAAAAGGTACGGCTTCTGACGGGAAAATTAAGCAAACATGTCTAGAAAATTAGGGAATTGGGTCGATTTTTAAGAAATCTAAAGAAATAGATCAATTTTGGGAGTATCAGTATATAGGTGGTGAGAGTACGTGTTATTGGATGCGTCTTCGTTTCTGTGACGGGCTTACAGGTTGTGCTTTTGCTCTGTAGACCTGCCATGTTAGCATCTGTCAAGTAGGTAACATTAAGTTTAATTAAGGCcgttagataaaaaaaaaaaaaaggaaaacatatAATTGTCATACTGAAATttgaaaaatcaagaaaatttcaATGATTTTAATCTTGAGAATCCTGAGATAACTTGTCAGTTTTAAGCTTTTCTTAAATTCTCTCGTCTCTTCCATCAGATAGCAGAGTCTTCATGTAAAATGGATGTTGGGAATTTTAGGCTGAATTTTTCAGAAAAACACTTCTTGTTGGAAACATCTTTTCTTATTTGTGTAGTCATATTCGATCTTTTCAAACATTTTGAAAAATGTTTCATATTATGTGGTAGAGTTTTCCTATAAGATGAAGATGATATGGGAAGGGTTCTTGAGTTTAATTTCAAGCAAAAGATTTACATGTTGAGAAGGAAGCTATTGATATTAAATATTtgcaattattttattaatttacttgAACAAAGGTCATATTTGTTGCAGCAAAAGTTGGAAAATCAGCCAAACAAACTACATTATTTCAAGTAAGTAAATAATTATTTGTCGTTGTTATCTTGTTTAAATTTGGTTAATAActatttatttttctataatattataatttttattttttattaaatatgtgaaacaattcacaattttttttttgcaaagatgagtaaaaaattaaaatcattttttaTTACAACGATCAAACTTTTTACATATTGACATCGAa encodes:
- the LOC108475545 gene encoding uncharacterized protein LOC108475545; translated protein: MLVEYEMQHSASWPKMMDSLTTVSLIGQRNPESSSDVVIRAIYQILQRGWIVRLEHVYQEANDVADLLSNSSKTKEFGYHSFNEPLEKGIVHTGYRLCRKL